The Schizosaccharomyces pombe strain 972h- genome assembly, chromosome: I genome contains a region encoding:
- the meu31 gene encoding protein meu31, with protein MSCISEIGKFVKSIEYIKLPCLFIFAAIVGMNLSLLYCLLKGWKNVMIWGIETMLFGAIGIFFAWKKKLSWEHLVLLWSTIDAFFSMCLRSCTIIYFSMNPYMLCEILNARNVISCSLNTQKFFFIIVAASNVYSIFQLCGCLLMFNNIISIRPSERTEPEFNFDLEKGVAFASDSEFPEKSICI; from the exons GAAATCGGCAAATTCGTAAAGTCAATtgaatatattaaattgccatgtttatttatctttGCTGCCATTGTCGGCATGAACCTCTCATTACTCTATTGCCTGCTTAAAGGATGGAAAAATGTAATGATATGGGGAATCGAAACCATGCTCTTTGGAGCCATTGgcattttctttgcttGGAAG aaaaaattatcttgGGAGCATCTCGTACTCCTCTGGTCCACGATTGATGCCTTCTTCAGTATGTGCTTAAGGTCCTGCACTATAATCTATTTCTCAATGAACCCATATATGTTATGCGAAATCCTGAATGCACGAAACGTTATCTCTTGCAGCCTCAACACgcaaaagtttttctttataattGTCGCCGCATCCAACGTTTACAGTATCTTTCAACTGTGTGGATGCTTATTAATGTTCAACAACATAATTAGCATCCGTCCCTCTGAAAGGACAGAGCCCGAATTCAACTttgatttggaaaaaggaGTCGCCTTCGCCAGTGATTCTGAATTTCctgaaaaatcaatttgtATATAA